A part of Thermotoga petrophila RKU-1 genomic DNA contains:
- a CDS encoding B12-binding domain-containing radical SAM protein, with amino-acid sequence MRVLLINPYSGGYYYRLGAVYPPLGLMYISSSLKRKGHSVALIDMNVEKFDLERFNFRDYDVVGISADTVRFPVVERIAEKAKAQNVTVVMGGPHTTACYHEILQKGLCDYVVLGEGERAFSDLVESIASSEKYPLIPGVAYMKDGEVIALPSRFLENLDDLPFPDREKVHLYRTKFAGERATSLITSRGCPFNCEFCSASQFMGRRIRWRSIENVIDELKILKKLGYGSVIFFDDNFMINPKRVVNLCEEMMRKDLRFKWWAFSRADELLGREDMVEAMSKAGCRMLFIGFESANDEVLEEYGKNLKSDIAFDVMNLLKKYKIDVFASFVIGALKDTRKTIEKTVKLAKKLKASIVQFSILTPYPGTVLFEKLKHLIFEKDWRKFDGTHLVFKHPNFSPKELRRLFIKAYYAVYTSPRLIFRRGIPFLVRLLSHREAYSL; translated from the coding sequence CTCCCTCAAGAGAAAAGGACACAGCGTGGCTCTGATAGACATGAACGTGGAGAAATTCGATCTGGAAAGGTTCAATTTCAGAGATTACGATGTGGTGGGGATATCTGCCGATACTGTGCGGTTTCCCGTTGTGGAAAGGATCGCAGAGAAGGCTAAAGCGCAGAACGTAACGGTGGTGATGGGAGGCCCCCACACGACAGCCTGCTACCATGAGATCCTTCAGAAGGGACTCTGCGATTACGTCGTGCTCGGAGAAGGAGAAAGAGCCTTTTCAGATCTTGTAGAGAGCATAGCGAGCAGTGAAAAATATCCTCTCATACCCGGTGTTGCCTACATGAAGGATGGAGAAGTAATAGCTTTGCCTTCTCGATTTTTGGAGAATCTGGACGATCTGCCGTTCCCCGATAGAGAGAAAGTCCATCTTTATAGAACGAAATTCGCGGGTGAGAGAGCGACGAGTCTGATCACCTCAAGGGGCTGTCCTTTCAACTGCGAGTTCTGCAGTGCTTCTCAGTTCATGGGAAGGAGAATCAGGTGGAGAAGCATCGAAAACGTGATAGATGAGCTGAAAATCTTGAAAAAGTTGGGATACGGATCTGTCATCTTCTTCGATGACAACTTCATGATAAATCCAAAAAGAGTCGTGAATCTGTGTGAGGAAATGATGAGGAAAGACCTTCGTTTCAAGTGGTGGGCGTTTTCGAGGGCTGATGAACTTCTGGGACGAGAAGATATGGTGGAAGCGATGTCGAAGGCCGGTTGTAGAATGCTTTTCATAGGTTTCGAGAGTGCGAACGATGAGGTGCTCGAGGAATACGGAAAGAATTTGAAATCAGATATAGCTTTCGACGTGATGAATCTTTTGAAGAAGTACAAGATAGACGTGTTTGCGAGCTTTGTGATTGGAGCGCTGAAAGACACGAGGAAAACCATAGAGAAAACAGTGAAATTAGCCAAAAAATTGAAGGCCTCCATCGTTCAGTTTTCCATTCTTACACCGTATCCCGGCACCGTCCTTTTCGAAAAACTAAAACACCTGATCTTTGAAAAAGACTGGAGAAAATTCGACGGGACGCACCTGGTTTTCAAGCATCCGAATTTTTCACCAAAGGAGCTGAGGAGACTCTTTATAAAGGCCTACTACGCCGTTTACACGTCACCGAGGCTGATATTCAGACGGGGCATACCGTTCCTTGTACGTCTGCTTTCTCATAGAGAAGCCTACTCTCTCTGA